Proteins co-encoded in one Zymomonas mobilis subsp. mobilis ATCC 10988 genomic window:
- a CDS encoding MerR family transcriptional regulator, translating into MNTDYFTIGKLAKETDTKVVTIRYYESIGLLPAPLRTGHNYRLYNRDHFKRLSFIRRCRSLGFPLSQIREIIALTDQPDEDCQKVDKIARGHLDIIESKIQDLTQLASELRQKITACQGGTIAQCCILKNLSKQNKTPIESTS; encoded by the coding sequence ATGAATACGGATTATTTCACGATCGGCAAATTAGCCAAAGAGACTGATACCAAAGTCGTTACGATCCGCTATTACGAATCTATTGGGCTGCTCCCTGCCCCGCTTCGCACAGGCCATAATTATAGACTTTATAACCGCGACCATTTTAAGAGATTATCTTTCATTCGCCGCTGCCGGTCATTGGGCTTCCCATTATCTCAAATTCGCGAGATTATCGCATTGACCGACCAACCCGATGAGGATTGTCAAAAAGTCGATAAAATCGCGCGCGGCCATTTAGATATCATCGAATCCAAAATTCAGGATTTAACCCAGCTCGCTTCCGAACTCAGGCAAAAAATAACCGCCTGTCAGGGCGGGACAATAGCACAATGCTGTATTCTCAAAAATTTATCAAAGCAGAATAAAACGCCCATAGAATCAACCTCATAA